The genomic DNA TAATTGGCAAAAATTACACCTTTGGGCGAGATCTTGGAATCGGTCAGCTTAAACGCCGCCGGCATGGTGCCCTCGGCAAATAAACGCTTGCCTTCACCAAGGGTAATGGGGAAGACCTTGAGCCAGAACTCATCTACCAGGTCGTGTTTCAATAACGTCTGAATCATGTTCCCGCTACCGTGAACCTGCAGTACCGGTCCATTGCTCTGCTTCAGCTTCTTAAGCTTAGCAACCACATCGCCAGCAACCAGCACCGAGTTTTCCCATTCCAGTTTGGGCTTAGAAGCTGATAGTACGTACTTGGTCGCCTTATTAAAGGGCGCACCCAGCGTGTCCGGACCCTGCTTCGGCCAATAATTGGCAAAAATATCGTAGGTCTTCCGGCCAAGCAGTAGATCATACGATCCATTCATTTGCTGGCTCATAACCTCACCAGAAAAATCGTCCCAGTATGGAACAGTCCAGCCACCATACTTAAAGCCGCCACTGGTATCTTCGTCTGGCCCGCCCGGTGCCTGCATAACCCCGTCGAGGCTAAGAAAGGTGAGTACAATAATCTTTCTCATATACTTACTCCTTCCATAATATCTTGCTGATAGGCCCGTTTTTAGACAGTAACTTAATATGGTCATACGACTGCTGCAAAATCTGCTCTAAGATTGGCAGCTCTACATCGCTCAGCTGCTTAATGTACAAACAGTACCCAGTAGAGGCATGCTTACCGAGCTTAGCCAGTAATTCGGAGTAGCGAGCAGTTCCGTCCATAAGGTAAACTGTAATCTTATTTTTTCTGGGGTAGAAGCCAATGACCAAGCCGTCACCTTCGCGCCCGCTGTCGTACTTGTAATGATAGGTATCAAACCCGAGCGTGCCGGCATTCCATAGCTTAGGCTCATGTCCACTTATCCGTTGCATCATATCAGCTAGAACCGCGGAATCTTTGGCGGTCTGCTCATTAAGCGCCGCGAAGTACTTTTCGACTTTATCCTTCAACTGCTACCTCAAACCCTCCATATGCCATTTTCTTCATATCAACCGGCATGGAAAAATCGTTTTGTTCTTTATATTTTTCGCTCATTTCTTCCATTGCCTTTTTGTTTACTTCGTCGCGGTGCTCCTTGGAGTTGAAAACAATAAAAGAGAACCATACATTTTCATCATCACCGGCGTCGGCCATGTCGGCAAAAGCGCGTGATTTTTCGTCACCCACCACTTGCTGCTTGAGGTCATCACCGCGACACTCAAAATACTGAAGCGCACCATGCTTCATCCAAGCGTCACGCCCATCCTCGGCCATTTTCTCATACTCTGTTTCTTTGCCCTTAGGCACTACCAGTACAAAACCATCAACATATTTAGCCATCCCCACACTCCTTTTTTATAAAGTGACCTTCTTAAATAAGTTTAACATTTACTCCATATACTTTGCATATTGGAGGTAAACAAAAAGAGTACCGAAGTGCTCGATAATTCCTGGTGTTAGCGACTCAGTAAGCGAGGCGTCATTGCCTTTGGCTGAAGTTTATTTTGAGTAGCTGTGTTCGTGGGCCAATTGTACGCCCGTGACAATCGTGTTGTGCATGGAGGTAAAAATTAACAAAATATTTCAGCTTATGCTTGTGCTGGTCCTCTCCATCGATAAGCTCGTCTAAATCCAGCATCCTCAGCCTCCTTAACCGTCTTGGCATAGAATTCACCTCGTTTTGGGGTGATTTTTGCCTTGTCATATTGTTGGTCAAACGGCAAGTGGTATATCTTGTCTCGCTTATTAGATATATTGCACTTGATGCAGGGGTAGTTCTTGTTCATTTTAAAGTTTTCTTTTAATTCAATTTTTAGCTCTTTTGCAAATCTTTTTGCTAAATCCGATAGTGTTGTCGATGTTGCGAAAACAGCTTTAACGGACCTGCCCTTATTTGCATCTCGATACTGGAAAACTGTGCCAAAAAACTGAAATATATGCTTTTCATAAATGACTTTGAATTTTGACCAATTCTTGCATTGTACGACTACTATTTCATTTTCCTTGCTTGCAATAATATCCCTGCCCAAATCTTCCAGCCCCTTGAATATGCCGACATATTCAACCTCATATCCTTTAGATTCGTAAGTATAGCCTACGTATCTTTCATACATCTTCCCGATTTGCCATTTGCTTTTTGGCCTGCTCCAATATCTATCAAGAGCCAATTGATTCCTCTCCGTGGTGCTTAGTTTTCTGTACTCCTTTTTTGAAACATAATTAGTAACCTTATCTTCCAGCTCCTCCTCGCTGTAGTCCGCAAGAATCCTCCTATCTTCTTCGGATATATTGTCAACCTCTTCCTTGAGGTCGATAAGAAAAGGGGCAACACTTTCATAGTACGCAACAAGGTACTCAAGAATCTTTTTGTCTGAGATTGCCCTTCTCCTTTCCCGCGCCATATTTGCGACTACCTCGCTTGCCCGAACTGCGGGTACGTGCTTGTATTTTAAGAAGTCAACCAAATTTTGATCTTGAAGTTGCTGGTAATACTCAAATGCACTTGCTAAAGTAGGAAAACCAATCTGCCTCTCCTTTATAATTTGCTCTAAGTCTTTCTTTTGGTCTCGGATATGCTCTAAGTATTCTTGTGCTTGTTCGCGAACTTCATGCCATTCACTTATTGTCTGCTGCAATTCTGCCCGTACATCTTCGTAGTACCCCATTATTTATATGCCTTTTCGAAATCTTCAATAAATAAGTCATTATAATAGGCTTTAATGTCCTTTTTAGCAGTAACGTTTACCCATTCCTTGTCTCTGGTGCATGAGCAATTAGGGTATCTGTTGCAACCCAAGAATTCACCATACATCCCGTCCCTTTTAACCATATAGCCTGTCTTACATTCAGGACAACTCCTATTTATCCTATGTATGCTTTTAGCAATTTTGGCTTCCTCGTATTCGTACGAATTTACATATTCGTCACGCATTGATTCAATCTCTTTTTTAAGCTCCGCTAGAGATGTTGATGAAATGAAATTAGTTTTCAATAACTCTCTAGTAAGAAGTGACTTCTTTTTTTCATGGCGCCTTTTAGCATACTCGTCGAATAAGTCTATTAGCCAGCCTATTATTGTTAGGATTAGGAAAATACCTATAAGTATGATAAAAGGCTCCATACCGCTTCCTCCAAGATAAATATACCACTGTATCACGCTTTAAAGTTGGTTTTTAAGCAAGATTAACCGGTGGAATACTAGATGTAATCACCGAAGCGTCAAATAATTCCTGGTGCGGGTACAGGGACTCTAACCCTGGGCCTCTTCCTTGGCAAGGAAGCGCTCTAACAGCTGAGCTACACCCGCATGTAAT from Patescibacteria group bacterium includes the following:
- a CDS encoding dihydrofolate reductase; translation: MRKIIVLTFLSLDGVMQAPGGPDEDTSGGFKYGGWTVPYWDDFSGEVMSQQMNGSYDLLLGRKTYDIFANYWPKQGPDTLGAPFNKATKYVLSASKPKLEWENSVLVAGDVVAKLKKLKQSNGPVLQVHGSGNMIQTLLKHDLVDEFWLKVFPITLGEGKRLFAEGTMPAAFKLTDSKISPKGVIFANYKRAGKVETGSF
- a CDS encoding DUF1801 domain-containing protein, which gives rise to MKDKVEKYFAALNEQTAKDSAVLADMMQRISGHEPKLWNAGTLGFDTYHYKYDSGREGDGLVIGFYPRKNKITVYLMDGTARYSELLAKLGKHASTGYCLYIKQLSDVELPILEQILQQSYDHIKLLSKNGPISKILWKE
- a CDS encoding DUF1428 domain-containing protein, encoding MAKYVDGFVLVVPKGKETEYEKMAEDGRDAWMKHGALQYFECRGDDLKQQVVGDEKSRAFADMADAGDDENVWFSFIVFNSKEHRDEVNKKAMEEMSEKYKEQNDFSMPVDMKKMAYGGFEVAVEG
- a CDS encoding restriction endonuclease, whose translation is MGYYEDVRAELQQTISEWHEVREQAQEYLEHIRDQKKDLEQIIKERQIGFPTLASAFEYYQQLQDQNLVDFLKYKHVPAVRASEVVANMARERRRAISDKKILEYLVAYYESVAPFLIDLKEEVDNISEEDRRILADYSEEELEDKVTNYVSKKEYRKLSTTERNQLALDRYWSRPKSKWQIGKMYERYVGYTYESKGYEVEYVGIFKGLEDLGRDIIASKENEIVVVQCKNWSKFKVIYEKHIFQFFGTVFQYRDANKGRSVKAVFATSTTLSDLAKRFAKELKIELKENFKMNKNYPCIKCNISNKRDKIYHLPFDQQYDKAKITPKRGEFYAKTVKEAEDAGFRRAYRWRGPAQA